A single window of Gammaproteobacteria bacterium DNA harbors:
- the tgt gene encoding tRNA guanosine(34) transglycosylase Tgt has product MKFTLLSTDGAARRGRLEFARGTVETPAFMPVGTYGTVKAMSPGELRAAGSEIILSNTFHLMLRPGVEVIAAHGGLHEFMAWDGPILTDSGGYQVFSLGDMRKLTEQGVHFRSPVDGSPVFLGPEESIAVQRALGVDVVMVFDECTPYPATEDEARVSMELSLRWAERSRRAFDADGGRSGAALFGIVQGGMYEGLRERSLRGLREIGFDGYAIGGLSVGEPRGEMLRVLDFLAPGMPERAPRYLMGVGKPEDIVEAVQRGIDMFDCVLPTRNARNGHLFVEGGVIRIRNSAYRRDTRPLDENCGCPTCQHYSRAYLRHLAVCNEILGARLNTLHNLYYYQSLMQGLRAAIAAGELDGYVRRFYEKRTQNGEPVA; this is encoded by the coding sequence ATGAAATTCACCTTGCTTTCCACCGATGGCGCGGCGCGGCGCGGCCGCCTCGAATTCGCCCGCGGCACGGTCGAGACCCCGGCCTTCATGCCGGTGGGAACCTATGGCACGGTCAAGGCCATGTCCCCCGGGGAATTGCGCGCGGCGGGCAGCGAGATCATCCTGTCCAACACTTTTCATCTCATGCTGAGACCGGGCGTCGAGGTGATCGCGGCGCACGGCGGCCTGCACGAGTTCATGGCCTGGGACGGGCCCATCCTCACCGACTCGGGGGGCTACCAGGTGTTCAGCCTCGGCGACATGCGCAAGCTCACCGAGCAGGGGGTTCATTTCCGTTCGCCCGTCGACGGTTCGCCCGTGTTCCTGGGTCCGGAGGAATCCATTGCCGTCCAGCGGGCGCTCGGGGTGGACGTCGTCATGGTATTCGACGAGTGTACGCCGTATCCGGCCACCGAGGACGAGGCGCGCGTTTCGATGGAGCTGTCGCTGCGCTGGGCCGAACGGAGCAGACGGGCCTTCGACGCCGACGGAGGGCGGTCCGGAGCGGCGCTGTTCGGCATCGTGCAGGGCGGGATGTACGAGGGGCTCCGTGAGCGTTCGCTGCGCGGCCTGCGCGAGATCGGGTTCGACGGCTACGCGATCGGCGGGCTGTCGGTCGGCGAGCCGCGCGGCGAGATGCTGCGGGTGCTGGATTTTCTCGCGCCCGGGATGCCGGAGCGCGCGCCGCGCTACCTGATGGGCGTGGGCAAGCCGGAGGACATCGTGGAGGCGGTACAGCGCGGGATCGACATGTTCGACTGCGTGCTGCCGACGCGCAACGCGCGCAACGGTCATCTGTTCGTCGAAGGCGGGGTGATCAGGATTCGCAACAGCGCCTATCGCAGGGACACGCGTCCGCTCGACGAAAACTGCGGCTGCCCCACCTGCCAACATTACAGCCGCGCCTACCTGCGTCATCTCGCGGTGTGCAACGAGATCCTCGGCGCGCGCCTGAACACCCTGCATAACCTGTATTACTACCAGTCACTTATGCAGGGATTGCGCGCGGCGATCGCGGCGGGAGAACTGGACGGATACGTGCGGCGCTTTTATGAAAAACGCACCCAAAACGGGGAGCCTGTGGCATAA
- the queA gene encoding tRNA preQ1(34) S-adenosylmethionine ribosyltransferase-isomerase QueA, with protein MRRSDFFYDLPDELVAQAPLPVRSHSRLLCLDRDGGECRDRMIADLPGLLRPGDLLVFNDTRVMPARLAGVKDTGGRVEVLVERVLAHDTALVQIRASKPLRAGGRVILEDGTGAEVLRRARGGFYELRLDGGNGISELMHSRGALPLPPYITRPADEVDRERYQTVFARNEGAVAAPTAGLHFDADLFERLDAAGVARARITLHVGAGTFQPVRVEDLAQHRMHSERVEVDARTCAEIRAARARGGRVIAVGTTVVRALESASDADGPRPFHAETDIFITPGYRFRAIDGMITNFHMPHSTLLMLVCAFGGHGPVMSAYRHAVEARYRFFSYGDAMLIV; from the coding sequence ATGCGTCGCTCCGATTTTTTCTACGACCTGCCCGACGAGCTTGTCGCCCAGGCCCCGCTGCCGGTACGCAGTCACAGCCGGCTGTTGTGCCTCGACAGGGACGGCGGGGAATGCCGGGATCGCATGATCGCCGATCTGCCCGGCCTGCTGCGGCCGGGCGATCTGCTGGTCTTCAATGACACCCGCGTCATGCCCGCCCGCCTCGCGGGCGTCAAGGACACCGGCGGGCGAGTCGAGGTGTTGGTCGAGCGCGTGCTCGCGCACGACACGGCCCTGGTGCAGATCCGCGCCAGCAAGCCTTTACGCGCCGGCGGCCGCGTGATCCTGGAGGACGGGACGGGTGCCGAGGTGCTCCGGCGCGCGCGGGGGGGATTCTATGAGCTGCGGCTGGACGGCGGTAACGGCATCAGCGAGCTGATGCATTCGCGGGGTGCCCTGCCTTTGCCGCCCTATATCACCCGTCCCGCAGACGAGGTTGACCGCGAGCGTTACCAGACCGTCTTCGCGCGCAACGAGGGCGCGGTCGCGGCGCCGACGGCCGGGCTGCATTTCGACGCGGACCTGTTCGAGCGACTTGACGCGGCCGGTGTCGCGCGCGCCCGGATCACGCTGCATGTGGGCGCCGGGACCTTCCAGCCGGTGCGCGTAGAAGACCTGGCGCAGCATCGCATGCACAGCGAGCGGGTCGAGGTGGACGCGCGGACCTGCGCGGAGATCCGTGCGGCGCGGGCGCGCGGCGGGCGCGTAATCGCGGTCGGCACGACCGTGGTGCGCGCGCTGGAGTCCGCGTCGGACGCGGACGGACCGCGGCCGTTTCACGCCGAGACGGATATCTTCATCACTCCGGGATACCGTTTCCGCGCCATCGACGGCATGATCACCAATTTTCACATGCCGCATTCCACGCTGCTCATGCTGGTGTGCGCCTTTGGCGGCCATGGACCGGTGATGTCGGCGTATCGCCACGCGGTCGAGGCGCGCTACCGCTTCTTCAGTTATGGCGACGCAATGCTCATCGTCTGA
- a CDS encoding site-specific integrase: MPEKHKLMGGKLHVYRRENSNYWQCSTFLDGKNWRTSTKEDSLAHAKDFAEDWYLSLKGKLRSGELKSGKSFKQAAALFEQEFEAITLGERSPKYVATLKDKIRVHLMPFFEHKTLPEITPGLVQQYRVHRMTSRKHPETGEPMRPARSTLHTEIITLRHILKTAQRHGWIEYIPDLSPPYKTSPKISHRAWFSPEEYKKLYEATRRRAEKPINPRWKYACEQMHDFVLFMVNTGLRPDEAIRLEYRDVQIVDDDSTHKTILEISVRGKRGVGYCKSMPGAVMPFERLKKRTNPKPTDLIFGKIQRELFNTILEEEGLKKDREGLTRTAYSLRHTYICLRLMEGADIYQVAKNCRTSVEMIEKFYASHIKDMIDASAVNTVKKRPSSRKPKGGADAKRKKGSK, encoded by the coding sequence ATGCCAGAAAAACATAAATTGATGGGAGGCAAGCTCCACGTTTATCGACGCGAGAACAGCAACTACTGGCAGTGCTCCACATTCCTCGATGGCAAAAACTGGCGCACATCAACAAAAGAAGACAGCCTGGCCCACGCAAAGGATTTTGCCGAAGACTGGTATCTTAGCCTGAAAGGCAAGCTCCGGTCTGGTGAGCTTAAGAGCGGCAAATCATTCAAGCAAGCCGCCGCCCTGTTTGAGCAAGAATTCGAAGCTATAACCCTCGGGGAACGCAGCCCCAAGTATGTTGCCACCCTGAAGGACAAGATCAGGGTTCACCTGATGCCCTTCTTCGAGCATAAAACCTTGCCGGAAATCACCCCCGGCCTAGTCCAGCAGTACCGGGTTCATCGCATGACCTCCCGTAAGCATCCTGAAACGGGTGAGCCGATGAGACCCGCCCGCAGTACCCTGCACACCGAAATAATCACGCTGCGCCATATCCTGAAGACCGCGCAGCGACATGGATGGATAGAATACATCCCCGATCTTTCTCCGCCGTACAAAACTTCTCCGAAGATTTCTCATCGGGCATGGTTCTCGCCCGAGGAATATAAAAAGCTTTACGAGGCAACCCGCCGCAGAGCGGAGAAACCGATTAATCCGCGCTGGAAATACGCGTGCGAGCAAATGCATGACTTCGTCCTGTTCATGGTGAATACAGGGCTAAGACCTGATGAAGCGATCAGGCTGGAATACAGGGATGTGCAAATCGTGGATGACGACAGCACCCACAAGACCATCCTGGAAATCAGCGTTCGGGGCAAACGTGGCGTCGGCTACTGTAAAAGTATGCCGGGAGCCGTAATGCCGTTTGAACGGCTGAAAAAGAGAACCAATCCAAAACCAACAGACCTTATTTTTGGGAAGATTCAGCGCGAGCTCTTCAATACAATCCTGGAAGAAGAAGGACTGAAAAAGGATCGTGAAGGCCTGACCCGAACGGCCTACAGCCTTCGCCATACCTACATATGCCTGAGGCTGATGGAAGGGGCGGACATCTATCAGGTAGCCAAGAACTGCCGTACCAGCGTCGAGATGATCGAGAAATTCTATGCGTCTCACATCAAGGATATGATAGACGCATCAGCGGTGAACACGGTGAAGAAGCGGCCATCCAGCCGCAAGCCTAAGGGCGGAGCTGACGCGAAGCGCAAGAAAGGAAGTAAATAG